A region from the Sander vitreus isolate 19-12246 chromosome 1, sanVit1, whole genome shotgun sequence genome encodes:
- the lto1 gene encoding protein LTO1 homolog isoform X1: protein MAGGSENEDLFDTILLADERPNLTHAEDGSKISVLQQPEWFRGEGYREGFDKGTRRGLQDGRRHGAAHGAKLSTEISFYYGFAVTWKCLLQHNTDVKSGKRMKVLEALLGLIQNSPHDDPQSEKLQEHMERLRAKFRQLSFQTRVRPASSPSISRHLQPRCSRSSSG, encoded by the exons ATGGCTGGCGGCTCTGAAAATGAAGATCTATTTGACACTATTCTTCTGGCGGATGAAAG ACCCAATTTGACTCATGCAGAAGATGGTTCCAAGATCTCTGTACTCCAGCAACCGGAATG GTTCCGAGGGGAGGGCTACCGGGAGGGATTTGATAAAGGGACCCGCCGAGGACTGCAGGACGGTCGCAGACATGGAGCCGCTCATGGGGCAAAGCTGTCCACTGAG ATTTCCTTCTATTATGGGTTTGCCGTCACATGGAAATGTCTCCTCCAACATAATACAGATGTCAAATCAGG GAAGCGTATGAAAGTACTGGAGGCTCTCCTGGGTTTGATCCAAAACTCCCCTCATGATGATCCGCAGTCTGAAAAGCTACAGGAGCACATGGAGAGACTTCGTGCCAAGTTCAGACAG ttgtcttttcagacgagagtgcgacccgcctcctccccttctaTCTCCAGGCATCTTCAACCACGGTGTTCTCGATCTTCTTCCGGCTGA
- the lto1 gene encoding protein LTO1 homolog isoform X3, producing MAGGSENEDLFDTILLADERFRGEGYREGFDKGTRRGLQDGRRHGAAHGAKLSTEISFYYGFAVTWKCLLQHNTDVKSGKRMKVLEALLGLIQNSPHDDPQSEKLQEHMERLRAKFRQLSFQTRVRPASSPSISRHLQPRCSRSSSG from the exons ATGGCTGGCGGCTCTGAAAATGAAGATCTATTTGACACTATTCTTCTGGCGGATGAAAG GTTCCGAGGGGAGGGCTACCGGGAGGGATTTGATAAAGGGACCCGCCGAGGACTGCAGGACGGTCGCAGACATGGAGCCGCTCATGGGGCAAAGCTGTCCACTGAG ATTTCCTTCTATTATGGGTTTGCCGTCACATGGAAATGTCTCCTCCAACATAATACAGATGTCAAATCAGG GAAGCGTATGAAAGTACTGGAGGCTCTCCTGGGTTTGATCCAAAACTCCCCTCATGATGATCCGCAGTCTGAAAAGCTACAGGAGCACATGGAGAGACTTCGTGCCAAGTTCAGACAG ttgtcttttcagacgagagtgcgacccgcctcctccccttctaTCTCCAGGCATCTTCAACCACGGTGTTCTCGATCTTCTTCCGGCTGA
- the lto1 gene encoding protein LTO1 homolog isoform X2, with the protein MAGGSENEDLFDTILLADERPNLTHAEDGSKISVLQQPEWFRGEGYREGFDKGTRRGLQDGRRHGAAHGAKLSTEISFYYGFAVTWKCLLQHNTDVKSGKRMKVLEALLGLIQNSPHDDPQSEKLQEHMERLRAKFRQVCSMLSVPADFNDYIKTCEGTSF; encoded by the exons ATGGCTGGCGGCTCTGAAAATGAAGATCTATTTGACACTATTCTTCTGGCGGATGAAAG ACCCAATTTGACTCATGCAGAAGATGGTTCCAAGATCTCTGTACTCCAGCAACCGGAATG GTTCCGAGGGGAGGGCTACCGGGAGGGATTTGATAAAGGGACCCGCCGAGGACTGCAGGACGGTCGCAGACATGGAGCCGCTCATGGGGCAAAGCTGTCCACTGAG ATTTCCTTCTATTATGGGTTTGCCGTCACATGGAAATGTCTCCTCCAACATAATACAGATGTCAAATCAGG GAAGCGTATGAAAGTACTGGAGGCTCTCCTGGGTTTGATCCAAAACTCCCCTCATGATGATCCGCAGTCTGAAAAGCTACAGGAGCACATGGAGAGACTTCGTGCCAAGTTCAGACAG GTCTGCTCTATGCTGAGTGTCCCGGCTGATTTCAATGATTACATCAAAACTTGTGAGGGGACTTCTTTCTGA
- the lto1 gene encoding protein LTO1 homolog isoform X4 yields the protein MAGGSENEDLFDTILLADERFRGEGYREGFDKGTRRGLQDGRRHGAAHGAKLSTEISFYYGFAVTWKCLLQHNTDVKSGKRMKVLEALLGLIQNSPHDDPQSEKLQEHMERLRAKFRQVCSMLSVPADFNDYIKTCEGTSF from the exons ATGGCTGGCGGCTCTGAAAATGAAGATCTATTTGACACTATTCTTCTGGCGGATGAAAG GTTCCGAGGGGAGGGCTACCGGGAGGGATTTGATAAAGGGACCCGCCGAGGACTGCAGGACGGTCGCAGACATGGAGCCGCTCATGGGGCAAAGCTGTCCACTGAG ATTTCCTTCTATTATGGGTTTGCCGTCACATGGAAATGTCTCCTCCAACATAATACAGATGTCAAATCAGG GAAGCGTATGAAAGTACTGGAGGCTCTCCTGGGTTTGATCCAAAACTCCCCTCATGATGATCCGCAGTCTGAAAAGCTACAGGAGCACATGGAGAGACTTCGTGCCAAGTTCAGACAG GTCTGCTCTATGCTGAGTGTCCCGGCTGATTTCAATGATTACATCAAAACTTGTGAGGGGACTTCTTTCTGA